A genomic window from Microbaculum marinisediminis includes:
- the flhB gene encoding flagellar biosynthesis protein FlhB — translation MAEEQDQSERTEDPTDRKLEEAHKRGDVAKSQEVNTWFVLTGATLVLLVFGHSMTASLTEAFAGLLGNLHQIPMDSHGLRNVFVRVTLASIAAIGLPLFVLMVAAFAGNAIQHKFVWSLDPVKPKASKVSPIAGFKRLFSPQSLINFAKGLAKLAIVSGVMFVIAWPERDRLDSLMSMDPAMLMSTVQEMALKLLAGVIAVMTIVAALDYAWQRHSWYKRQRMSLKELKDEYKQTEGDPMVRAKIRQVRAERGRQRMMAQVPQATVVVTNPTHYAVALKYEKGMAAPVCVAKGIDRVALSIREIAEAHDIPVIENPPLARSLHAAVDVDETIQPDHYKAVAEIIGYVMQKKARSAWRSNQDTMR, via the coding sequence ATGGCCGAAGAACAGGACCAGTCGGAACGCACGGAAGACCCGACAGACCGAAAACTGGAAGAAGCCCACAAGCGCGGCGATGTCGCCAAGAGCCAGGAGGTCAACACCTGGTTCGTGCTGACCGGGGCGACCCTGGTGTTGCTGGTCTTCGGTCATTCCATGACCGCGAGCCTGACCGAGGCCTTCGCCGGCCTGCTCGGCAATCTCCACCAGATCCCGATGGACAGCCACGGCCTGCGCAACGTCTTCGTGCGGGTGACGCTGGCCAGCATCGCCGCGATCGGCCTGCCCCTGTTCGTGCTGATGGTCGCCGCCTTCGCCGGCAACGCCATCCAGCACAAGTTCGTCTGGTCGCTCGATCCAGTGAAACCCAAGGCCTCGAAGGTCTCGCCGATCGCGGGGTTCAAGCGGCTGTTCTCGCCCCAGAGCCTCATCAATTTCGCCAAGGGCCTGGCCAAGCTCGCCATCGTCTCGGGCGTCATGTTCGTCATCGCCTGGCCGGAGCGCGACCGTCTCGACAGCCTGATGAGCATGGACCCGGCCATGCTGATGTCGACGGTTCAGGAAATGGCGCTGAAGCTGCTCGCCGGCGTCATCGCGGTGATGACCATCGTTGCGGCCCTCGACTACGCCTGGCAGCGACACAGCTGGTACAAGCGCCAGCGCATGTCGCTGAAGGAGCTGAAGGACGAGTACAAGCAGACCGAAGGCGACCCGATGGTGCGCGCCAAGATCCGCCAGGTCCGCGCCGAGCGCGGCCGCCAGCGCATGATGGCGCAGGTACCGCAGGCCACGGTGGTGGTCACCAACCCGACCCACTACGCCGTGGCGCTGAAATACGAGAAAGGCATGGCGGCCCCGGTCTGCGTGGCCAAGGGTATCGACCGGGTCGCCCTCAGCATCCGCGAGATCGCCGAGGCGCACGACATCCCCGTCATCGAGAATCCGCCGCTCGCCCGCTCGCTGCACGCCGCCGTCGACGTCGACGAAACGATCCAGCCCGATCATTACAAGGCGGTTGCGGAAATCATCGGCTACGTTATGCAGAAGAAAGCCAGGTCCGCATGGCGGTCGAATCAGGACACCATGCGGTAA
- the fliR gene encoding flagellar biosynthetic protein FliR: MQIELLPGVAFVFMLIFARVGTMLMLMPALGESSFPARLRLVFALALALVLYPVVGPDYPPVPADFGTILRLLIIEFAIGFLIGLTTRFITFCLQVAGSTIAFQIGLGFAQNVDPTQGIQGALFASFLSMLGITLIFATDLHYLFLGAIRDSYVLFRPGAPLPVRDAALIALETFAGTFKVGVQMSAPFIAFGLIFYLGLGVLSRLMPQIQIFFVAMPANILIGFLLLALVLGSTMAWFLEHVAGSIEPFLLR, translated from the coding sequence ATGCAGATCGAGCTCCTCCCCGGCGTCGCCTTCGTCTTCATGCTGATCTTCGCCCGGGTCGGCACGATGCTGATGCTGATGCCGGCGCTGGGCGAATCCTCGTTTCCCGCCCGCCTCCGGCTCGTGTTCGCGCTGGCGCTGGCGTTGGTGCTCTATCCCGTCGTCGGCCCGGACTATCCCCCGGTCCCTGCGGATTTCGGCACCATCCTCCGGCTGCTGATCATCGAGTTCGCGATCGGCTTCCTGATCGGCCTCACCACGCGCTTCATCACCTTCTGCCTCCAGGTCGCGGGTTCCACCATCGCCTTCCAGATCGGCCTCGGCTTCGCCCAGAACGTCGATCCCACCCAGGGCATCCAGGGCGCGCTGTTCGCCAGCTTCCTGTCGATGCTCGGCATTACGCTGATCTTCGCCACCGACCTGCACTATCTGTTCCTCGGCGCCATCCGCGACAGCTACGTCCTGTTCCGCCCCGGCGCCCCCCTGCCCGTCCGCGACGCGGCGCTGATCGCGCTGGAGACCTTCGCCGGCACCTTCAAGGTTGGCGTCCAGATGTCCGCCCCCTTCATCGCCTTCGGCCTGATCTTCTATCTCGGCCTCGGCGTGCTCTCCCGCCTGATGCCGCAGATCCAGATCTTCTTCGTCGCCATGCCGGCCAACATCCTGATCGGCTTCCTGCTCCTGGCCCTCGTGCTGGGCAGCACCATGGCGTGGTTCCTCGAGCATGTGGCGGGCTCCATCGAGCCCTTCCTCCTGCGCTAG
- the fliQ gene encoding flagellar biosynthesis protein FliQ: MNGAEVLDIARDGVWTLIKVSSPLMLVGLVVGLVVALFQALTQIQEMTLVFVPKIIAMFLALIVTLPFMSEALGSFMVRIAEHIVAG, translated from the coding sequence ATGAACGGTGCGGAAGTCCTCGATATCGCCCGCGACGGCGTCTGGACGCTGATCAAGGTGTCGAGCCCGTTGATGCTCGTCGGGCTGGTCGTCGGCCTCGTCGTGGCGCTGTTCCAGGCCCTCACCCAGATCCAGGAGATGACACTGGTCTTCGTGCCGAAGATCATCGCGATGTTCCTGGCGCTCATCGTCACCCTGCCCTTCATGAGCGAGGCACTGGGCAGTTTCATGGTCCGGATCGCCGAGCATATAGTGGCCGGCTGA
- a CDS encoding flagellar hook-basal body complex protein FliE codes for MTPAAAIKAYAAAADAAMTKAPGTEKTAGMPDFGEMLGTAMTNVVEQGRAAEQTSVAALTGGTDPVNVVTAVAETELALETMVSIRDKVIAAYEEILRMPI; via the coding sequence ATGACCCCGGCAGCAGCGATCAAGGCCTATGCCGCCGCGGCCGACGCCGCGATGACGAAGGCGCCCGGCACCGAAAAGACGGCCGGAATGCCGGATTTCGGAGAGATGCTCGGCACCGCAATGACCAACGTGGTCGAGCAGGGCCGCGCCGCCGAACAAACCAGCGTCGCCGCGCTGACCGGCGGCACCGATCCGGTCAATGTCGTCACCGCCGTCGCCGAGACCGAACTGGCGCTTGAGACGATGGTCTCGATCCGCGACAAGGTGATCGCCGCCTACGAGGAAATTCTCAGGATGCCGATCTGA
- the flgC gene encoding flagellar basal body rod protein FlgC, which yields MDLMKSLKIAAAGLRAQSSRMRIVSENLANADSTARTAGGDPYRRQIPTFKADFDRELGAHIVKPGRVREDMSEFSTRYEPGHPAADAKGYVKTANVSTLVEMMDMREAQRSYEANLNIVRSARTMIQRTLDILRA from the coding sequence ATGGACCTGATGAAAAGCCTCAAGATCGCCGCCGCGGGCCTCCGTGCCCAGTCGAGTCGGATGCGCATCGTCTCGGAGAACCTGGCAAACGCCGATTCGACCGCGCGCACCGCCGGAGGCGATCCCTATCGCCGGCAGATCCCCACCTTCAAGGCCGATTTCGACCGCGAACTCGGCGCCCATATCGTCAAGCCGGGGCGCGTGCGCGAGGACATGAGCGAGTTTTCGACCCGCTACGAGCCGGGCCACCCGGCCGCGGATGCAAAGGGCTACGTGAAGACCGCCAACGTCAGCACCCTGGTCGAGATGATGGACATGCGCGAGGCCCAGCGCAGCTACGAGGCCAACCTGAACATCGTCCGCTCGGCCCGAACGATGATCCAGCGCACCCTGGACATCCTGCGCGCCTGA
- a CDS encoding flagellar basal body protein, producing the protein MSWLQARQTVLAANVANADTPGYRANDVETFVLPGADRVATPGRIAPLATHSRHLAGFAGTASPWDQDDKDTFEVTPSRNSVVLEEEMMKVAETQLDYQMATGLYARGIGLLKTALGRRA; encoded by the coding sequence ATGTCCTGGCTGCAGGCCCGCCAGACCGTGCTTGCGGCGAATGTCGCCAACGCCGACACGCCCGGATATCGCGCGAACGACGTCGAGACCTTCGTCCTCCCCGGCGCCGATCGCGTGGCCACGCCCGGCCGCATCGCTCCGCTCGCCACGCATTCCCGACACCTCGCGGGCTTCGCCGGCACCGCGTCGCCCTGGGACCAAGACGACAAGGATACTTTCGAGGTCACCCCGTCCAGAAACTCGGTGGTTCTCGAGGAAGAGATGATGAAGGTCGCCGAGACCCAGCTCGATTACCAGATGGCCACCGGCCTGTACGCGCGCGGAATTGGCCTGTTGAAAACCGCGCTCGGGCGCCGCGCCTGA
- a CDS encoding FliO/MopB family protein: MEFLENLLGVQLGLPARFIIAFVFVLLLIAVTAWIIRRVAAGRGGFGGSLRAKQDRLAIVDATHVDAKRRLVLVRRDDVEHLILIGGPADVVVEAGIGDRSVAHAAERVRMEAPEPARPAPRGPEAPMRTMRAEPSVPPRLSDTQGTRPMRAVEPPVPPRPAAPPPRPAAPVRPPVSERPAPSAPAPSGPEASAPAPSAPSVQPPRPSPAPAAQAPERQAPATEAPAPQAPAAKPSAPQPAAQPPAQPRVTPPPPPSAAPAPAAPPAAPPPPSAAKPAAPREPSHPEPSRPEPPRQPIARPSAPSPSPSAPPSVPRPAVPPLAVPSPASSTAAGSTPSERPKAPEPVAARPSPAPVPPAPSPASAPAPSAPSPAPSAPKPEASADDEAKPAGAAQGRDAQLEEMAQRLEAALKRPLTPSGTPTPGAPASGAPARPAAPLPAAPPPAAPPPSSGSGEAGASAPPPPKREPDFDLAAAVAAELNLEADKLEDEADAEKKSAKDISIYDEILKRDT; encoded by the coding sequence ATGGAGTTTCTCGAAAACCTTTTAGGGGTCCAGCTGGGACTGCCGGCGAGATTCATCATCGCCTTCGTCTTCGTGCTGCTGCTGATCGCGGTGACCGCGTGGATCATCCGGCGCGTCGCAGCGGGGCGGGGCGGATTCGGCGGATCCCTGCGCGCCAAGCAGGACCGGCTGGCCATTGTGGACGCGACCCATGTCGACGCCAAGCGACGGCTGGTGCTGGTGCGCCGCGACGATGTCGAGCATCTTATCCTGATCGGCGGCCCGGCCGACGTGGTGGTGGAAGCGGGCATCGGCGACCGGTCGGTGGCCCATGCCGCCGAGCGCGTGCGCATGGAAGCGCCGGAGCCGGCAAGGCCGGCACCGCGCGGTCCGGAAGCCCCGATGCGGACGATGCGCGCCGAACCCAGCGTGCCGCCGCGCCTGTCCGACACCCAAGGCACGCGGCCGATGCGTGCCGTCGAACCGCCGGTCCCGCCGCGGCCCGCCGCGCCGCCACCCCGGCCCGCGGCCCCGGTGCGCCCGCCTGTGAGCGAGCGTCCGGCGCCCTCGGCACCGGCGCCCTCCGGACCTGAAGCCTCCGCCCCGGCACCCTCCGCACCGTCGGTGCAGCCGCCCAGGCCTTCGCCGGCCCCGGCGGCTCAGGCCCCCGAACGCCAGGCCCCTGCGACCGAGGCTCCCGCGCCCCAGGCCCCGGCGGCCAAGCCGTCCGCGCCTCAGCCCGCAGCTCAGCCGCCGGCCCAGCCGCGTGTAACGCCGCCTCCGCCTCCTTCCGCGGCGCCCGCTCCGGCGGCCCCTCCCGCAGCGCCGCCTCCGCCATCTGCGGCCAAGCCTGCCGCGCCCAGGGAGCCGTCGCATCCCGAGCCGAGCCGCCCCGAGCCGCCCCGGCAACCCATAGCAAGGCCGTCTGCGCCATCGCCATCGCCTTCGGCGCCGCCCTCAGTTCCGCGGCCCGCCGTGCCGCCGCTCGCCGTGCCGTCGCCTGCATCGTCGACTGCGGCAGGATCTACGCCTTCAGAGCGGCCGAAAGCGCCGGAACCGGTCGCGGCAAGGCCTTCGCCAGCGCCGGTGCCGCCGGCTCCGTCCCCAGCTTCGGCTCCGGCCCCTTCGGCACCGTCCCCGGCGCCCTCCGCGCCGAAGCCGGAAGCGTCTGCGGACGACGAGGCCAAGCCGGCCGGCGCCGCGCAGGGGCGCGATGCACAGCTGGAGGAAATGGCGCAGCGTCTGGAAGCCGCATTGAAGCGACCGCTGACACCGTCCGGCACACCTACGCCAGGAGCGCCTGCGTCCGGGGCGCCCGCCCGTCCGGCGGCCCCACTTCCGGCCGCTCCGCCCCCGGCGGCACCGCCGCCTTCCTCCGGATCGGGCGAAGCCGGTGCTTCGGCACCTCCGCCGCCGAAGCGGGAACCGGACTTCGATCTGGCGGCCGCCGTTGCCGCGGAACTCAATCTCGAGGCTGACAAGCTCGAAGACGAGGCCGACGCCGAGAAGAAGTCGGCGAAAGACATCAGCATCTACGACGAGATCCTGAAGCGGGATACCTGA